Proteins found in one Luteimonas chenhongjianii genomic segment:
- a CDS encoding response regulator: MIATDAKILVVEDESILAMLLEDFLADLGYAMPAIASTVASALAILDTHDIDFAILDINLGGEQSFPIADSLLERGIPFIFMSGYGAAGVPVRLKSIHTLQKPYGADALKQALQHSGSRAPPATH; the protein is encoded by the coding sequence ATGATCGCGACGGACGCGAAGATCCTCGTCGTCGAGGACGAATCCATCCTGGCGATGCTGCTCGAGGATTTTCTCGCGGATCTCGGCTATGCGATGCCGGCAATCGCTTCGACGGTCGCAAGCGCGCTGGCGATTCTCGATACCCACGACATCGACTTCGCCATCCTGGACATCAACCTGGGCGGCGAGCAGAGCTTTCCGATCGCGGACTCGCTGCTGGAGCGCGGGATTCCCTTCATTTTCATGAGCGGCTACGGCGCCGCCGGCGTGCCCGTCCGCCTCAAAAGTATTCACACGCTGCAGAAGCCATATGGCGCCGACGCGCTGAAACAGGCGCTCCAGCACAGCGGTTCACGGGCGCCACCGGCGACCCATTAG
- a CDS encoding HWE histidine kinase domain-containing protein, whose translation MLESVNFQRVRPVQFGQHRDPAAWRAYDTLLQATPDLLCVFDLQHRFVYANDALLTMWGMTWEQAAGKTCLEIGYEPWHAEMHGEEIDRVVATRAPVRGDVPFEHQEKGRRIYDYIFTPVLGTDGEVEAVAGSTRDVTERRMHEQHLQSLVHELNHRVKNTLSTVQSLTRQTLDTAESLEDGNCKIEARLLALSRAHDVLTRENWRSADVRDIVAGAIAPRLAGAAHHFFLDGPPCRLDPKRALAVAMALHELASNAAKYGALSRGAGRVRIEWKLVRTDEAEALELVWHETGGPAVETPTRRGFGARLLERGLRNDLDGEVEVTYAPDGLVFRATVPLDSSAQ comes from the coding sequence GCGGCATGGCGCGCTTATGACACCCTGCTGCAGGCCACTCCGGACCTCCTCTGTGTCTTCGACCTCCAGCACCGCTTCGTCTATGCGAACGATGCGCTGCTGACGATGTGGGGCATGACCTGGGAACAAGCGGCCGGCAAGACGTGCCTGGAGATCGGTTACGAGCCCTGGCACGCGGAAATGCATGGCGAGGAGATCGATCGGGTCGTCGCCACGCGCGCACCGGTCCGCGGCGACGTGCCGTTCGAGCACCAGGAGAAAGGCAGGCGCATCTACGACTACATTTTCACGCCGGTGCTCGGCACCGATGGCGAGGTCGAAGCCGTCGCCGGGTCCACGCGCGATGTGACCGAGCGGCGCATGCATGAACAACACCTGCAGTCGCTGGTCCATGAACTCAACCACCGGGTCAAGAACACGCTGTCGACGGTGCAGTCGCTGACCCGGCAGACGCTCGACACCGCCGAGAGCCTGGAGGACGGCAACTGCAAGATCGAGGCGCGTCTGCTCGCGCTGTCGCGCGCACACGACGTGCTGACCCGCGAGAACTGGCGCAGCGCCGACGTCCGCGACATCGTGGCCGGGGCGATCGCCCCCCGCCTGGCCGGGGCCGCGCATCATTTCTTCCTTGATGGCCCACCCTGCAGGCTCGATCCGAAACGTGCACTGGCAGTGGCGATGGCCCTGCACGAGCTGGCCAGCAATGCCGCCAAGTACGGCGCGCTGTCGCGTGGTGCCGGGCGGGTGCGGATCGAGTGGAAACTCGTCCGCACCGACGAGGCCGAGGCGCTGGAACTCGTCTGGCACGAAACCGGAGGACCGGCGGTCGAAACCCCGACGCGGCGAGGCTTCGGCGCACGCCTGCTCGAGCGCGGCCTGCGCAACGATCTCGATGGCGAGGTCGAAGTGACCTATGCACCGGACGGCCTGGTATTCCGGGCCACGGTCCCGCTCGACAGCAGCGCGCAATGA